A stretch of Dermochelys coriacea isolate rDerCor1 chromosome 6, rDerCor1.pri.v4, whole genome shotgun sequence DNA encodes these proteins:
- the EIF2S1 gene encoding eukaryotic translation initiation factor 2 subunit 1 — translation MPGLSCRFYQHKFPEVEDVVMVNVRSIAEMGAYVSLLEYNNIEGMILLSELSRRRIRSINKLIRIGRNECVVVIRVDKEKGYIDLSKRRVSPEEAIKCEDKFTKSKTVYSILRHVAEVLEYTKDEQLESLFQRTAWVFDDKYKRPGYGAYDAFKHAVSDPAILDGLDLTEDERRVLIDNINRRLTPQAVKIRADIEVACYGYEGIDAVKEALRAGLNCSTENMPIKINLIAPPRYVMTTTTLERTEGLSVLNQAMAVIKEKIEEKRGVFNVQMEPKVVTDTDETELARQLERLERENAEVDGDDDAEEMEAKAED, via the exons ATGCCTGGACTAAGCTGTAGATTCTACCAGCATAAATTTCCAGAGGTGGAAGATGTAGTGATGGTCAATGTTCGATCCATTGCTGAAATGGGAGCTTATGTCAGCCTACTGGAATACAACAACATTGAAGGCATGATTCTTCTTAGCGAACTATCCAGGAGACGTATCCGCTCCATAAACAAACTCATCCGCATAGGCAGGAATGAGTGTGTTGTGGTCATAAGGGTCGACAAAGAGAAAG GTTACATTGACTTGTCAAAAAGAAGAGTTTCCCCAGAGGAGGCAATCAAATGTGAAGACAAATTCACCAAATCAAAAACT GTTTACAGTATCCTTCGCCATGTTGCTGAGGTGTTGGAATACACCAAGGATGAGCAGCTGGAGAGTCTGTTCCAGAGAACTGCCTGGGTATTTGATGACAAGTACAAAAGACCAGGATATGGTGCTTATGATGCATTCAAGCATGCAGTCTC AGACCCTGCAATTCTGGATGGACTAGATTTGACAGAAGATGAGAGACGTGTGCTAATTGACAACATAAATAGACGTCTGACACCACAGGCAGTCAAAATCCGAGCTG ACATTGAAGTTGCCTGTTATGGTTATGAGGGCATTGATGCAGTGAAAGAAGCTCTGAGAGCTGGTTTGAACTGTTCCACAGAGAACATGCCAATTAAA ATTAATCTGATAGCTCCTCCTCGTTATGTGATGACCACCACAACGTTGGAGAGAACTGAAGGCCTCTCTGTTCTCAACCAAGCCATGGCTGTCATTAAAGAAAAGATTGAAGAGAAGAGAGGAGTCTTCAATGTGCAGATGGAG CCCAAGGTGGTTACTGACACAGATGAGACTGAACTTGCAAGGCAACTGGAAAGGCTGGAGAGGGAAAATGCTGAAGTGGATGGAGATGATGATGCTGAGGAAATGGAAGCTAAAGCTGAAGACTAA